The genome window CATTTTCGGAAGAAAATTTTCAATGTTGAGTCAGTCTTTATCACGTATATGCGTGTCCCTCAAAAAAGCCCCCGGATCAGGCAGGTTCTGACTGCTTTTTATCAAGCGTGGACATGAACCACGCAACCGCAAACCCGATGACCAGGCACACAATGCTGATAATCCAGTTTCCGGTAGTTGCGATCTGGAAGCATTCACGGTTCTGCATAAGCAGGGCCACAGGCGATCCGATCACCAGTCCGAAGATAGCGCTGAAGGTCAGTGCGGCATGCTTTTTGAGCAGGAAATTCATGAGCTTCGCAATGAACACGATGCCCACAAGAAGGCCGATCGCATAAGGAGCCAGGATCGCCAGGCTGGACCAGTCCCCTCCCCGCAGATCATTCATGGCGTTGATGACGGGGTTGTAGTAACCCAGGAGCATCAGGATCATGGAACCTGAAATGCCCGGAACGACCATCGTGGAAGAGGCGATCGCTCCCAGCGGGATCATCAGCAGAATGGTGCCGATGGAATGATCCACCGTCCTGGCTTCCGGAGGATTCAGCAGGGGCAGAACCACCACCAGCGCAAGGAAGATCAGGAACAGGATAACGCCGGGAATCCTGGCGCTCTTCATATTGACCCGCTTGTAAATGGCGGGAAGGCCGCCGAGGATCAGTCCGATGAACGCGAAATTGGTGGGAAGGCGTGTCATCGGAATCTCACTGGACTTTGTTCCCAGCAGGTTGCCGATCAGCGCAGCAAAAGCAAACAGGCCGATCAGCACGCCGATAATAATCGGCAGAAGATCCCGGAAGTTCTTTTTGAACTGCTTGAAAAGATTATTCACCGCATAGATCACACGGTCATAAATACCCATGGACACCGCCATGGTCCCGCCCGATACGCCGGGGATGATATTGGAAACGCCGATTACGGCTCCGCGCAGAATGTCAAGAAACCACTGCAGCATTGAATAACCCTTCCCTTCAGGCAAAAAGTTGTACGCCGTTGATAACGATCAGGCTGCCCACGCCCATGATAACAGCAGCCAGCAGGACACCCAGCAGAACAGCGATTACGCTGGATTTGAAATCCATATCCAGGATACTTGCGGCCAGGGTTCCCGTCCAGGCGCCGGTACCGGGCAGCGGGATGCCGACAAACAGCAGAAGCGCGATGAACAGTCCTTTGGTCCCGGCCTTCTCCT of Aristaeella lactis contains these proteins:
- a CDS encoding DUF368 domain-containing protein codes for the protein MLQWFLDILRGAVIGVSNIIPGVSGGTMAVSMGIYDRVIYAVNNLFKQFKKNFRDLLPIIIGVLIGLFAFAALIGNLLGTKSSEIPMTRLPTNFAFIGLILGGLPAIYKRVNMKSARIPGVILFLIFLALVVVLPLLNPPEARTVDHSIGTILLMIPLGAIASSTMVVPGISGSMILMLLGYYNPVINAMNDLRGGDWSSLAILAPYAIGLLVGIVFIAKLMNFLLKKHAALTFSAIFGLVIGSPVALLMQNRECFQIATTGNWIISIVCLVIGFAVAWFMSTLDKKQSEPA